From the Bradysia coprophila strain Holo2 chromosome X unlocalized genomic scaffold, BU_Bcop_v1 contig_12, whole genome shotgun sequence genome, the window GTCGGAATGCATTCCATTTCGTCCGAATTGGCTGACGAGTTTGGTCGAAAGGTTATTAAGGCTGAAAGTTTGGAGAAAAATCGCCGACCCGATGCTAGTGAGTATTCCTGTCTTCTCCACTGAAGCGCCACTTATAGGTTCTTCGATTTCATAATCGTTTTTCGTTTGGCTTTTCAGTTAAGCGAACTCATAGTCCGACCGGATCGACAGGAAAGGCTGCATCGAATTCATCACCAACGGGTAGTTTAAACAAATTCGGCACGGACAAGAGCACCGACAGTCCTACTGGTAGTTTGGGTAAGGCAAACAATAAAGCCAACGAAAATGTTGGCTCCAAAGAGTCGTTAACGTCGCATGGACTGATATCGGAACGAATGAAAAGTTACGAGTCCATTTCGTCGTTGTCGTCCGACAGTATGAAAGTGGGTTTGAATGTGGAACACGAACCGTACTACGATACCGTTCCGATGGACAACGGTGACGGCGATTATGTGTATATACAAGCTGGTGGAACCGGATCGACATCGAGTCGTGATGATGTATCGAATGTTGGCAGTACGTTACCATTACCCTCAAATCCTAAGAATTTCAGCAGCCAAACAAGCATTCTCACAGAACCAGAATCTCCAGGACGAAGCTCCAATTACGTGAACATTGACTATTTTTTGTCGTAAGTGGACTCTCTTGTTTCTGTTGCTAATGAATCCGTGTTGACACATTGCTtttgttgattgtttttgtGCAGGCAAAGTCATGAAACTAGGAGCAGTTCGATTGATAGCGACGGAGAAACATCCGACACTCCAGCGCTAATGCGCGCTATATCCCATGATGAGCAACCGTCAACACCGGGAATGTTAAGAAAATTATCGGTAAATGTTATTGGATCCGTCGTTGAGCGCAATCCGTTTACAccagatttttgtttatttaccaCAGGGCGAAGGCAATAGAAGTACTTTAATTAGACACATAATTACCAGTATAATAGCAAGTGAGACACTGTACGTTGAATGTCTCAATAAAATGATGCAAGTAAGTGAATCGCCAATCAGCCATCGTCGGCGAATGATACATTCCTTCAAATCCATTCCTTTTCTTCTCTCTCACCTGTTTAGTATATGAAAGCTATCAAAGCGACATTAACTACGTCCCAGCCTGTGATATCTGAAGAGGAATTCCAgacaatgtttttcaaaatcgatgaACTCTACACCGTGCATACTCGATTTTTGAGCGCTTTGCGACAGAAAGTGTCCCAAGTGGGTGATATATTAGTGGGTGAAACGTTCCGAGAACTGGCTGGTCACATCAATTTGTATGGGGCATTTTTGCACAATTATGGCAGAGCCATTGACACGGTGAAAAAGTGCGGTTCGAACAATCAACAGTTCAAGGAGATCGTTTCGAATATCATTTTGAATTCGCAAAATGAACAGTCGTTGACGTTGGAAGATTTGTTGCACAAACCGGTGGCCCGGGTGCAGAAAAATGCGCTTGTTCTGCAGGTGAGTTGATGATGGAGGTGCTGATGAACTGAAAAATTGACATAAATTGTTTCGCAGGATTTACTTAACGAAACGCCACAAACCCATCCCGACTATTTGCCGTTAAAACAATCTCAGAAGATGATCCGCAACTTTTTGtccgaattcaattttgttccAACGAAAAACATGATTCCCGTAAGTTGAATGCAAAATCTACACAGCTTGTTGATCGGTCAATGAAGCAACTAAAAACCGTTTCCTTCCAGTCTGAAGACAAAGCACTGCGTCGCCTGATCAAGAACTCGTTTATTGTTGAACTGGCCGAAGGCAATCGAAAACTGCGTCATCTGTTTCTGTTCAATGATGTGATTGCGTGTGCAAAATACAAATCAAGCGGTCGTGACCGGTTCGAATACGAGCTGAAATGGTTCATCGCATTGAAGGACATCATTCCTGTGTTTCTGTACGAAGAGGCAGCGGTCGATCCCAAAGAAAACAGTCCCGTCAATATATTGCACCTGAAATCGCAGGCTTGCATCGTACGCGATCAGATCATCATGGAGGAGAAGGATGAAAAGAAGCAAAAGTCGTACGGTTCGAGAGCGGGCGACAAGCATAAGAAGAAATTGTACGACATCGAAGCCCAGTTGGTATTGGCGTCGCCGAATTTAGTATTTCGCATCGGTGACAAGGCGAAGAATAAGACGTGGACATTCTTCCTCAGTTCGGATTTCGAACGGACACAGTGGATTGAAAGTATTATGTCGTTGCAGGTAAAGCCGTTTTGCTTGTTACATCAATCCAGCAGATGTGAAACTAATTTACGTCTCTCTTGTCTCATTGTTATTCTCACAAAACAGCAATCGTGTAATTTGCCTGGTGCCCAGCCGGTCAGCATCTACGATCTACAAGCTTGGATAGCCGCCTGTCAAACAATGATGAAAACGGAAATGGGTTCCTATTTGCTACGAAATAGCCGCGACGAGAGTCTATTGGTCGGTGATCTACATCTGACCTTGCACGGAGTAACGGGCCTGGAAAGTGCGGCCGATTTTTTCATATGCGTAGAAGTCGATTCGTACGGACATTATTTCCGCAAGGCCAAGACGAAATTAGTTTGTCGCAGTGCCAATCCGGTGTGGAATGAATCGTTCATCGTTGAATTGGAGGGCAGTCAAAATGTTCGATTTTTGCTGTACGAAGATCACAGCGGTAGACAAATATTACGTGCCAAGCATGTCATTCAAGTGAGTGTCGTCTGTTTTCTTAATCGCGAGAGTGGCTTTTATCGTTCGACCTTCAACATTTCAGCTGAGCCGAAAGTGGCTGAAAGAGAGCGTATTCAGCATGCCCGTTAAATTGTCCGACTCATTGACTCTGAGTTCGTCGATTCGTTTCGTGCCGGGTGAAGTATCATTACGTCGTGTGCCAACATCAAAGCCAGGTGCACTCTTTGGGGCCAAAATGCAACAGGTTTTAAAGTAAGCCATTGGTCGGACGACCGTAGAGCCCATTGGAGCTTTTGCATAATTCAAAAATCTTGTCGAATTTCAGACGTGAAAAGCGAAACATTCCATTCATCATAAGCGCATGTATCAGAGAAGTGGAACGTCGCGGTATGTACGAGATCGGAGTGTATCGGGTCAGTGGTTCAGCATCGGATTTGGCtaaattgaagaaatcattCGAGACGAGTATGTTGAAAATGGCACTGCGTACTAAATGTGTCGATGActtaatttcatcaattttctttttctctgtTTCACTCCCACGCAGACAATTACGAAGCCGAACAATTGCTCAAAGAAGTGGACATCCATTCGGTTACAGGAATCTTGAAATCATATTTACGTGAACTTCCCGAGGCCTTATTTACGGACCTTCTATATCCAAAACTTTTTGATATTTACAACAAATACAGTAATTTTAACGAAACCGGACGCATCGACGACCTGCAACGTGCATTTGCCGAACTGCCCGAACCGAATCGCGAATCAATCAACTTCATATTGGACCATTTGATTAGGTAGAATATTCTGCTGCTGTCCGATGTTCGGTGTATCACCAAATGCACTAACATCGTTCCTTACATCCTTACAGAGTTCATCAGCAGGAagctgaaaataaaatgtctttGCACAATTTGGCCATGGTTTTCGGCCCGACTCTGCTGCGACCGGGTCCGCACACCGGCAAACACAAAGACGGCCTGGAATCGAGCACAGTGGATGTGATGGCTCAGGCTGGAATTTTATACTGCTTCCTCTCAGCTAAGAAATAGGttaaatcagtttttcatttttcattttttttagacatTAGGTAAGCCAattaaagtaaaacaaaaacgtACATTTCATCGATGAACATAAAATATGTTAGTGAGAGAGATCGATCCCGCCCGGGACAGTCGGCCAATTTTTGGACATTTTaatttgcgttttttttttcttcgtggCACTTGTTGTGTGCCGAAAGACAGCGAAATTTTTAGCTGTGAACAGCTTCGATTGTGTTGTTTTTGTGTGGTATCCCACATATGGGATGCTTGCTCGTGTTAAGTAACCCTTGATGTACTTTATCGGCTCGAAAATAAACTCTTTTCAGTGTTTCGTTGGCCGTTTATGACATTGCAACGGTTTCTGATTTACAGAAATCTTATTTTAGTGAAGTCAGGCTCGACTTAACTGGTCACTGTAACTAATTAAGGTGTGAATGATGAGACAGACTACCACAAAAATTCGTGCGCGTCACTCCAGCTGCATCTGAgtgattttataaattaaattcgaaggatccggcaaaatatttttgtcggcCCGGCATGCAAAAAAGCAAACAGTTTTTCGGATGACCCGATGACTAACAATGGGAATTCCTTTTTTCTTAATGCAAAATCAGTTTCAGTGCAGACACACACGAGTTTTTGTGTTGTCATCCATTAAGAACACTCAGTACTCCAACACTGCGTAAATAGCAAAGtttaaaagtaataaaaaaaaaaaaattggctctGCCTTGGGCTATGGATGGAAAGAGATGGACAATTGTTTGgttttatgaattttccgtttttttttctcgattgaCTGGACTGTGTGGAAATGTCTGTGTTTTGTTTCAAGGAGCATGCAAATTGTGACTTTTAAGTTTTGATAGTATTTTTGCTGATGATAATGATAATAATAGTTGATGGTGTGTACGGGAACGGACAATGTTTGTGTGGTATACGTATacccttttttttcgtttatccATCTTAAGTCGCCGCCAGGCTTTGtacattcgtttttttattatgtcATTTAAAGCTTTTCGTTTGTTGATTGTGTACTTTGAAATGTAAatcgaatatttatttattgattttgattaaggattttttttttaaataaataacaaaaaaggaTAGAAAGGAGCAGAagaaggaaaagaaaataaaaaaatattattgtcaAGTAGGACGTTCATTACAATTCGTTCGTAGATATTAAAACATTACCTAGCTGTAGACGTAGTCATTAAATACTTTAtacaataattaatttaaaagtcTATGAGAATacataagaaataaaaattacaaaacaaaaaacatcaaaaaatcttcttttttcatGACCTGTAACCTACAAcccaagaaaaaaatattttctgggtTTGATCTTCTCGTTTAACCTTGTTTTCGTTTGTTAAGTTATCGCCTCAGCTTCGAGAAGTTTAGCCTTTTGAGAATCGTTTGTAATGGCTTGGTTAGTAAGGCTCCCTATTTGGGAAGTTTCGGtctgaaaatttggaaaaaaaatctgatttttttttcggaatttatgaactgtttaagaatttttcggaattttcacacagtttttaacattcaaaagtatcgacatcgtattcgattccagacctcgccttcagctctgtctggaaacttctcacacgctaaaaaagacttttagtcctaggtacgaaatgtactattcttatttcttcaatttctctcatttctccataacgaGTTTATGGAGAAATGACAGAAATAAGCAAAATAATGCTTAATTTCCTATAGACCGATGCAAAGAGAGCTGTTTTCGTAAATATCTTTACGtattacggcatgtttcattttcatttacattgcctaatcacgtaaagcattgtacttaggAGGTTCCACGTTgttatttgataagtggggtgttacaggcCGACCCGAAGGAGAGAAAAGACTGTAAGGAAAATATCGCGgttcgacaaaatttttgaaaatctgagtTTCAACTCAATTGTTGCCGTTTCTTGGTAGATATATGCGCGGGAATTATTTTGGATCATggggaaaattaattttctacgAAACTAGCCtaattatgttaattttaatgttaatttCAGTTAATTATTAAGGTTTTAATCGAAATCCGGTTTCGACGTTTTGAATAGTGGTTCGGCAGTATGGCAAAAATTGTGGTTCGACACATCATGTTCTCAAaggttttaaaacaaaaaatgaaaatcacaaatttgtGTGGAAAATGCTGGTTATCACTTTGTTTGAGTTCAAAAACACTATCGTTTTATAGGCTGAATTGAATTGTTAATTTTCA encodes:
- the LOC119067412 gene encoding active breakpoint cluster region-related protein isoform X3 produces the protein MSVFSDFQRMWVQRFPQSSLSDAWEQDVRASLDRHKQKITDLTRELEQETLYVEYLERLLSDVEKYRESGGDAVNPIPIPSQNLDKTKENTLISPEHSTDATEKSAAKKANGSSVSTDDDIKDIENEKSVLMQLRKDGALNQCINELSSNLRRCVSELPENNVKSGDQESPNRRNSHHSDNKTVTTPSHFVTVIEVKENVCSELLEEKKILDNDSEKDIVNDGDEKKEKEKDKIVSQPLAAVLEARKKVPPRPPPKYIRRAAPVEPPTVPTVSSSNTPQQLKDSDSPSSSLERNIKPSEILRQKSSDALDVKVTSAYRRTAPDVGMHSISSELADEFGRKVIKAESLEKNRRPDAIKRTHSPTGSTGKAASNSSPTGSLNKFGTDKSTDSPTGSLGKANNKANENVGSKESLTSHGLISERMKSYESISSLSSDSMKVGLNVEHEPYYDTVPMDNGDGDYVYIQAGGTGSTSSRDDVSNVGSTLPLPSNPKNFSSQTSILTEPESPGRSSNYVNIDYFLSQSHETRSSSIDSDGETSDTPALMRAISHDEQPSTPGMLRKLSGEGNRSTLIRHIITSIIASETLYVECLNKMMQYMKAIKATLTTSQPVISEEEFQTMFFKIDELYTVHTRFLSALRQKVSQVGDILVGETFRELAGHINLYGAFLHNYGRAIDTVKKCGSNNQQFKEIVSNIILNSQNEQSLTLEDLLHKPVARVQKNALVLQDLLNETPQTHPDYLPLKQSQKMIRNFLSEFNFVPTKNMIPSEDKALRRLIKNSFIVELAEGNRKLRHLFLFNDVIACAKYKSSGRDRFEYELKWFIALKDIIPVFLYEEAAVDPKENSPVNILHLKSQACIVRDQIIMEEKDEKKQKSYGSRAGDKHKKKLYDIEAQLVLASPNLVFRIGDKAKNKTWTFFLSSDFERTQWIESIMSLQQSCNLPGAQPVSIYDLQAWIAACQTMMKTEMGSYLLRNSRDESLLVGDLHLTLHGVTGLESAADFFICVEVDSYGHYFRKAKTKLVCRSANPVWNESFIVELEGSQNVRFLLYEDHSGRQILRAKHVIQLSRKWLKESVFSMPVKLSDSLTLSSSIRFVPGEVSLRRVPTSKPGALFGAKMQQVLK
- the LOC119067412 gene encoding active breakpoint cluster region-related protein isoform X1; its protein translation is MSVFSDFQRMWVQRFPQSSLSDAWEQDVRASLDRHKQKITDLTRELEQETLYVEYLERLLSDVEKYRESGGDAVNPIPIPSQNLDKTKENTLISPEHSTDATEKSAAKKANGSSVSTDDDIKDIENEKSVLMQLRKDGALNQCINELSSNLRRCVSELPENNVKSGDQESPNRRNSHHSDNKTVTTPSHFVTVIEVKENVCSELLEEKKILDNDSEKDIVNDGDEKKEKEKDKIVSQPLAAVLEARKKVPPRPPPKYIRRAAPVEPPTVPTVSSSNTPQQLKDSDSPSSSLERNIKPSEILRQKSSDALDVKVTSAYRRTAPDVGMHSISSELADEFGRKVIKAESLEKNRRPDAIKRTHSPTGSTGKAASNSSPTGSLNKFGTDKSTDSPTGSLGKANNKANENVGSKESLTSHGLISERMKSYESISSLSSDSMKVGLNVEHEPYYDTVPMDNGDGDYVYIQAGGTGSTSSRDDVSNVGSTLPLPSNPKNFSSQTSILTEPESPGRSSNYVNIDYFLSQSHETRSSSIDSDGETSDTPALMRAISHDEQPSTPGMLRKLSGEGNRSTLIRHIITSIIASETLYVECLNKMMQYMKAIKATLTTSQPVISEEEFQTMFFKIDELYTVHTRFLSALRQKVSQVGDILVGETFRELAGHINLYGAFLHNYGRAIDTVKKCGSNNQQFKEIVSNIILNSQNEQSLTLEDLLHKPVARVQKNALVLQDLLNETPQTHPDYLPLKQSQKMIRNFLSEFNFVPTKNMIPSEDKALRRLIKNSFIVELAEGNRKLRHLFLFNDVIACAKYKSSGRDRFEYELKWFIALKDIIPVFLYEEAAVDPKENSPVNILHLKSQACIVRDQIIMEEKDEKKQKSYGSRAGDKHKKKLYDIEAQLVLASPNLVFRIGDKAKNKTWTFFLSSDFERTQWIESIMSLQQSCNLPGAQPVSIYDLQAWIAACQTMMKTEMGSYLLRNSRDESLLVGDLHLTLHGVTGLESAADFFICVEVDSYGHYFRKAKTKLVCRSANPVWNESFIVELEGSQNVRFLLYEDHSGRQILRAKHVIQLSRKWLKESVFSMPVKLSDSLTLSSSIRFVPGEVSLRRVPTSKPGALFGAKMQQVLKREKRNIPFIISACIREVERRGMYEIGVYRVSGSASDLAKLKKSFETNNYEAEQLLKEVDIHSVTGILKSYLRELPEALFTDLLYPKLFDIYNKYSNFNETGRIDDLQRAFAELPEPNRESINFILDHLIRVHQQEAENKMSLHNLAMVFGPTLLRPGPHTGKHKDGLESSTVDVMAQAGILYCFLSAKK
- the LOC119067412 gene encoding active breakpoint cluster region-related protein isoform X2 — translated: MASFSDKLKIWKKRNTLISPEHSTDATEKSAAKKANGSSVSTDDDIKDIENEKSVLMQLRKDGALNQCINELSSNLRRCVSELPENNVKSGDQESPNRRNSHHSDNKTVTTPSHFVTVIEVKENVCSELLEEKKILDNDSEKDIVNDGDEKKEKEKDKIVSQPLAAVLEARKKVPPRPPPKYIRRAAPVEPPTVPTVSSSNTPQQLKDSDSPSSSLERNIKPSEILRQKSSDALDVKVTSAYRRTAPDVGMHSISSELADEFGRKVIKAESLEKNRRPDAIKRTHSPTGSTGKAASNSSPTGSLNKFGTDKSTDSPTGSLGKANNKANENVGSKESLTSHGLISERMKSYESISSLSSDSMKVGLNVEHEPYYDTVPMDNGDGDYVYIQAGGTGSTSSRDDVSNVGSTLPLPSNPKNFSSQTSILTEPESPGRSSNYVNIDYFLSQSHETRSSSIDSDGETSDTPALMRAISHDEQPSTPGMLRKLSGEGNRSTLIRHIITSIIASETLYVECLNKMMQYMKAIKATLTTSQPVISEEEFQTMFFKIDELYTVHTRFLSALRQKVSQVGDILVGETFRELAGHINLYGAFLHNYGRAIDTVKKCGSNNQQFKEIVSNIILNSQNEQSLTLEDLLHKPVARVQKNALVLQDLLNETPQTHPDYLPLKQSQKMIRNFLSEFNFVPTKNMIPSEDKALRRLIKNSFIVELAEGNRKLRHLFLFNDVIACAKYKSSGRDRFEYELKWFIALKDIIPVFLYEEAAVDPKENSPVNILHLKSQACIVRDQIIMEEKDEKKQKSYGSRAGDKHKKKLYDIEAQLVLASPNLVFRIGDKAKNKTWTFFLSSDFERTQWIESIMSLQQSCNLPGAQPVSIYDLQAWIAACQTMMKTEMGSYLLRNSRDESLLVGDLHLTLHGVTGLESAADFFICVEVDSYGHYFRKAKTKLVCRSANPVWNESFIVELEGSQNVRFLLYEDHSGRQILRAKHVIQLSRKWLKESVFSMPVKLSDSLTLSSSIRFVPGEVSLRRVPTSKPGALFGAKMQQVLKREKRNIPFIISACIREVERRGMYEIGVYRVSGSASDLAKLKKSFETNNYEAEQLLKEVDIHSVTGILKSYLRELPEALFTDLLYPKLFDIYNKYSNFNETGRIDDLQRAFAELPEPNRESINFILDHLIRVHQQEAENKMSLHNLAMVFGPTLLRPGPHTGKHKDGLESSTVDVMAQAGILYCFLSAKK